Genomic window (Mesorhizobium sp. M4B.F.Ca.ET.058.02.1.1):
GCGCACCTGCCAGCGCGGCGGCGGCCACGCCTTCGCCACGACGCGCCTTGTCGATGAAGAAGCAGGTGATGCGCCAGTCCGGAAGGTTTGTCAGCCCTTCTTCATAGGCGCGCCGGTGCTTGATGCGCGGCAGTTCACCGGTCGGCCCGAATTGGCACCAGCCGACGCAGGCCGCGCCGTCGAAGACAAGCGCGGCATGCGTGCTGCCGTTCCGGACCCTTGCCTGCTTGGCGGCGCGGTTGCCGCCGGCGCCGTTGCCCTTGGCATGGAAGGCCATGCACCAGCAGCCGCCCCAAACGCCATTGTGGCGCTCGACCAGCGCAGCGAAATCCGCCCAGCTTGTTTCGTCGAGGGGTTTTACGCTGAAGCTCATCATAGTTCCTCAAAGCCAGCGATAGCCGTTTTGAAGGTTCGCGCCTCAGTTCCGGAACAGGCGGCAAATCCCGACATCATCAGCGTCGTCCCTTCGATCGGGTAAAGCGAATGAAGGCGTCGACAATCGGGACGCGGGCTGGGCCTGTCAACCGCTGATGGAGCGCCCCGCCTCCCGGTCCTCGTCGTCGCGGGCTGCCGCGAATCGGAGATCAGCAACACCGGGCACGGACAGTGCTGCAGCACACCGCTCGTCGTCTCGCCGAAGATGAGCTCGTCGCCCGGCCGCCGCGCCACGCCCATGACAATCAATGCCACGCTCCTGCCAGCCTGGCGGGCGATGGCATCGGCGGCGGCGGCCCTGCTGCGGATGGCAGTCTCGATCTCGACGCCATAGCGGTCGGCAAGCGCGACGATATCCTTCAGCACAGCCTCCCTGCGGCGATGCGAGACGGTGTCGCGCGGTTCGTCGCGGCCGACCCGCGCAACATAGAGCATCTTGACCGGCGCGCCGGTGACAGTGGCAATGGCAAGTGCCAGTTCGGCGCCACGGCGGGCGACCGACGTACCGTTGACCGGCACCAGGATCCGGCCTGACTGGGGGCCTAGCCTCGGCATATGCCGCCCGGCGCCCGTCGGCTTCAGCACCAGGCAGAGCGAGCCGTTGAAGGCGCCGGCAACCTCGTTCAGCCGGCGCGAGAATCCGCCTTTCGCAGTCACCCCGCGGCCGAGGCCGATGAGGAGCATGCCGTAGCCCTTGCGCGCCTCCTTGGCGACCGCCTCGGCGGAGAGCTGGACCTCGTGCCGGCGGCGGGTCAGCGGCGCCACGCGCACCGGCTCCTCGTCGGCTTCCTTCGCCGCCTCGCGGCCCTCCTCGGCGCCCCGCTCGATCTCGTCCAGATGCGCCGCCTCGTCGGGCTCGGCTTCGCTTTCGCCGCTGGCATGCAGCACCGTCATCGGCTTGCCGGCTCCGATCACGCCGGCAAGGTAGGCGGCGAAGCGGCCGACCACGCCCTCGTCGACGACCACAAGCAGCCGCTCCAGATTGGCGATGAAGCCGCGCTGGTCGACCTCCTCGCGCTCCAGCCGCTTCTTCTCAGACTCGCCGATCGACAGGCGCCCCAGCGCCCAGCGTAGCGTCGGCGGCATGGCCAAAGTGGTGATGACGGCCATGGTCACGATCATGGTGAAGAGGTTGTGCGAGAGCACGCCTATCGACAGGCCGATCGAGGCGACGATGACTTCGGTCGAGCCGCGCGCGTTCATGCCGCAACCGACGGCAATGCCCTCGGCACGGCTCATGCCGGCGACTTCCGCGCCGATGAAGGCGCCGCCGAACTTGCCGATGCTGGCGATCGCCACCAGCGCCACCGTGAGCAGCGCGAGCTGAGGGTCGACGAGCACGGTGAGGTCGGCCGAGAGGCCAGCGACGCCGAAGAACACCGGCATGAACAGCGCGGTGATGACGCCACGCAACTGCCCCTCGATGTGGCGCGACAGGATCGGCGACTCGCCGACCAGTATGCCGGCGACAAAGGCGCCGAGCACGGTGTGGACGCCGATCAGGTCGGTGATCAGCGCCATGGCGCCCATGATGGCGAGGATGATGGTGACGACGGCATATTCGCTGTGGAAGGTGTCGTTGGTCCAGCGGATGGCGTCGAAGACGATGCGGCGGCCGAGCGTGAATGAAAAGGCCATGAAGGCGGCGACGCCTAGTATCGTGAAGGCAAGGCTGCTCACCTCGACGCGGCCATGCGTAGCGATGCCGATGGTAATCGCGATGATCACCCAACCGATCGTGTCCTCGATGATTGCCGACGAGACGATGACCTGGCCGAGGTCGCGGCGCATGAAGTTCATCTCGCGCACCACCATTGCGACGATCTTGACCGAGGAGATCGACAGCGCCGTGCCGAGGAACAGGCCGGCGACGAGGCGCTCGCCGCCGCTGGCGAGCAGCGATTCCGGCATGAACTGCGCCGCCACGAAGCCGAGCATGAAAGGCACCGCAACGCCGGCGGCGGAGATGGAAAAGCAGGCGCGGCCGACCCGGCGCACCAGCCTGAGATCGGTCTCCATGCCGGTGAGAAGCAGAAGCATCAGCACGCCGAGCTGGGCGATGGCATTGATCATCGATTTCTGCGCGGCGTCCCCGGTAAAGACCAGCCGCTCCGCCGCCGGCCATAGCCAGCCGAGCAAGGAAGGACCAAGCAGGATGCCGCCGATGAGCTGCCCCATCACCGCCGGCTGACCGATGCGCTCCAGCAATTCGCCGATGCCGCGGCCGACAAGCAGCAGCAGGATCACTTCCAGGACGAAGATGCCTTCGCTGGACATGCCGCTTTTTTCGGCGGCGAAGGCGACTGCCGTCATTGGAAGGAACGCCGCCGCCGCAAGCGCGATCGTCCAGCGCCGGCTGAGTATGAAGGACAATTTCTGCACCCCTCAATTATGCCTGGCGATAACGGTTTGGCGAGAGCTTCGGTTGCACGCAAGACATCCTTCCCCGCCCGACGGCAGTGTGGGAGAGGCGGACCGGCGAAGTCGAGACAGAGAGGGGCAGCGCCCCGCGAAGCCCCCTCTCCGTCCGCTTTGCGGACACCTTCCCTCGCTTTGCGGGGGCGAGGAAGGCTCCCTACAATTCGATTCAAATGCGGCTGTGGATGTTTGCATTCGGGTAAAGCGACTCGAGCATCTTCGCGACACGGCGGGCAATAAGGAGAAGCTAATGAAAAGCGACTTTGCCGCCGCTCGTCTGCACCTCGAGCGGGCCGGCCACTATCTGCGCGGCGATGACGAGACCAGCCACACGACGCTTGCGGCGCTCGATCTCTTGGTGGAGGCGATCACGGTGGCCCAGTATGCGCGGCCCGTGGCCGAAATCGTGCCGTTTCCGAAGGCCGCCGGGCAGAGATAGGCAGCAGGCCGAGCGGCGGCCAGTCATGTTCAGCCGGGGCCGATCAAGTCCGTCATTGCCTCGATGACTTTGCCCGCCGCCGCTCCGGTCGCTGACCGGTCATTGACCAGGATCGAAGTGCGAAACGGTATGTCGAGATCGATCTCTTTCAGCACCAGCCCGAACTCGGAATAGAAGCCCGCTGTGAACGGATCGACGACCGCGAGCGAAGGACTGCCCCTGACTAGCGCGCAGGCCAGGAAAGACTGGAAGATGTCGGCGACCGTATTGGCGGCGGTCGCTTCCAGCAGCTTGGCGCCGTCGCGGTTGCGCCGGAAATAGAGCTCGCCGAGCGAGACGAAGGGATAGAGCTTGAAATCCTCGAGCCGGATCCGCTCGCGACCGGCAAGCGGATGGGTTTCATCCATCACGCACACACTGTTGCGCCCGAAGGTGGCCACGCATCTGGTGTCCAGGAAGGAAACGCCGGCGTCCACCACCCCGACGTCGGTCAGGCGTGAGGCGACGGAGGCGACGATCTCCGTCGAGCTGCGCACCGCGATCGTGGTTCTCGCTTCCGGAAAACGGGTTCTCAACTGCCGGATTGCTTCCGGCACGATGTGGAAGGACAACGCCGCCAGGGTGCCGATGCGAACGACGCCGCGCTTCAGCTCGCGGATCTCCTGCGCGGCCATGATCAGGTTGCGCGCACCGTGGAAGGTCTTGCCGACCTCGCCATAGAACAGCAGGCCCTGCTCGGTCGGCACCAGCCGGCCGTGCGAGCGGTCGAACAGGCTCAGCCCGGTATCGATCTCCAGTTCCTGCAGCAGGCGGCTGACGCTCGGCTGCGATATGTTGAGCGCCGCCGCTGCGCCCGACACCGAGCCGGCCACCATCGTTGCCTCGAAGGCCTCGAGCTGGCGAACGCTAAGTCCGGAAAAGCGCATCTCTTTCTCCCGGTATAGGTTTAGCACATACCGGACGAAAATCTTGATCTTTGATTCCGCTCGGTTTCCGGCCCTAGCTATGCGCCAGGCAGAAACGGACGGAGCCGTCGTGAAGCGAGCCAACCTCATCTTCATCTGCGCCGATCAGATGCGCTACGACGCTCTCTCGGTCACCGGCAATCGCGTTGCCCACACGATCAACATCGACCACATAGCGGCGCGCGGCGCGACCTTCCACCGCCACTTCACCCCCAACCAGATCTGTTCGCCGAGCCGCGCGACAATGGCGACCGGGCTCTATCCGCGCCACCACGGCCTGTGGCGCAACGGCGTGGCGCTCGACGAGCGGCTGCCCAATCTGTGGCAGGCGCTGGCGCGTGCGGGATACGCGACCAGGGGCGTCGGCAAGCTCCACTTCCAGCCGCTGCTTGCGCCCGCCGAACGCGACATGCCGGAATCGCTCGCCTATTGGGAAAGGCCCGGCAGCGAGGACTGGAACGGCCCCTATTTCGGCTTCGACGGCGTCGACCTCGTCATGGGCGAGGCCAATGAATCCACCCGCGCCGGTCACTACGCGGCCTGGCTCAGGCGGAACCATCCCGAGGTGGTGGACCTCTACGAGCCGGAAGCGGACGGAGAGAGCCGGGCCGACGACCTGAAGGAAGTGTGGAAAAGTGCGGTGCCGCCGGAACTGCACTACACCAGCTGGATCGCTGACCGGGCCATTGACTTCATCGAACGCCAGGGCAGACGGTCGGAGCCGTTCGGCCTGTTCGTCTCGTTTCCGGACCCGCATCACCCGTTTTCTCCTCCCCGGCCCTATTGCGACCTGTTCCGGCCGGAGCGGATGCCGAGGCCGGCCATCCGAGCGGGCGAGTTGGAGCGCATGCCGGCCTATCTCGGCGAAGGCGACGATCCACGTAAGGAGCCTTACATCGCCAGCGGCGAGCCGCCGCGCGAACAGGGTTTCCTGGTGCGCACCGACGCTATTTCCGGCGCGACGCTGGCCACCGCGATCGCCCACACACATGGCATGATCCAGATGATCGACGATGCCGTCGGGCGGCTGCTGGAGGCGCTGGCCGACGCCGGCGTGCTGGAGAACACCTATGTCCTGTTTACTGCCGATCACGGCGAACTGTTGGGTGACCACGGACTGTTGCGCAAGGGGCCGCCACCCTATCGCCAGTTGCTGCAGGTGCCGCTCGTGCTGTGCGGCCCGGGAATTCCCGCCGGCACCAGCCTCGATGCACTCACCAGCCATCTCGACCTGTTCCCGACGGTCGCGTCGCTGCTCGGCCTGCCGGCGCCTACCTCCGACGGCGTCGACCTCACGCCGCTAATCGACGGGCGGGCGAGTGACGTGCGTGATTTCCTGTTCGCCGAATACCATCCCCGCCGGGATCAATGCCTCTACAACCAGTCGATCATTTCCAGGGAGTGGCGGTTCACCCGCTACCCGAACCAGCCGGCATGGGGCGAGCTTTTCGATCTTCGTGAAGATCCCTGGGAGCATTGGAATCTGTTCGCAGAGAAAGGCTTCAGCGACCGGGCGCACACGCTGAATGCGGTTCTCGATCAAAGGCTGCCGCCGCGGCCGCTGATACCGAATGAAGTTCTCGGCGCCTACTGAACCAGCAAAGGGGGAATGACATGCACGATCAGATCACGTCCTTGATCCAGGGCGGCATGGACCGCCGCCGCTTCCTGCAGACCGCGGCCGTCACGGCGCTCGCCACGGCGGCGTTCCCACGTGCTGGCCTTGCCGAGGCGCCGCGCAAGGGCGGCGTGCTGCGCCTGGGCCTCAACGGCGGCAGCTCCGCCGACACGTTCGATCCGACGCAGCTGATCGGCACCTTCTCCATCAATGTCTCGCGCCAGGTCTACAACACGCTGGTCGAGATCGGCGACGACGGCAAGCCGGCGCCGGAACTGGCCGCAAGCTGGGAAACCAGCGACGGCAACAAGCGCTGGATCCTCAACCTGAGGCCCGGCGTGCAGTTCCACAACGGCAAGGCCTTCGACGCCGAGGACGTCAAATATTCGCTCGGGCTGCATCTCGGCGAGAAGACCAAGTCGAAGGCGAAGGGCCTGGTCGCCGACATTGCCGATGTGCGGGCGGCCTCGCCGAGGCAGGTCGAGATTCTGCTCAAGTCGCCCAATCCCGACATGGACTATGTGCTGTCGGACCTGCATTTCGCCATGGTCCCGGCGGGCTTCGCGGACTGGTCGAAGCCGGTCGGCACCGGGCCGTTCAAGCTCACCGCCTTCCAGCCGGGCGTGCGGGCGACGGCCAGCCGCAACGAAGCCTACTGGAGAAGCGACCGCGGCCATGTCGACACGGTCGAGTCCGTGGTGATCAACGACATGACGGCCCGCGTCTCGGCGCTGCAGGGCGGCTCGGTCCACATCATCAACGGCGTCGACTACAAGATCGCGCCGCTGCTCAAGAAGGATCCCCGCGCCTATCTGGTGGTCACCGAAGGCAAGCAGCATTTCTCGCTGCCGATGGACGCGACCAAGGAGCCGTTCAACAACCCCGACATCGTGCTGGCGCTGAAGCACGCGCTCGACCGCAAGCAGATGGTCGATCTTTTGATGGCCGGCTATGGCCGCGTCGGCAACGACCATCCGATCGCCGCCAGCGATCCGAATTTCAACCCGAACATCGAACAGCGCGCCTACGATCCGGACAAGGCTCGCTTCCACCTCAAGAAGGCCGGCAAGAGCGAGCTGACGCTCGAACTGCACGCCGCCCCGGTGGCGTTCGAGCAGGCGGTCAGCACGGCCGAGCTCTTCGCCCAGTCGGCCAAGCCCGCCGGCATCACCGTCGGCGTCAAGCGCGAGCCCGACGACGGCTATTGGGCGGAGGTGTGGATGAAGAAGCCCTGGGTCGCGTCCTTCTGGGCCGGACGGCCGTCGGCCAGCATGATGTTCTCCTCGGTCTATGCGTCAGGCGCGCCGTGGAACGAGACCCACTGGAAGAACGAGGACTTCGACCGCAAGCTCGCCGAGTCGCGCTCGTTCGCCGATCCGGCCAAGCGCCGCGAGGTCTATTTCGAGCTGCAGCAGACGATCCATGATACGTGCCCCACCATCATCCCGGCCTTCGCCAGCTGGGTCGACGCGGCGCGCGCGGAGGTCAAGGGCTTCACCCCAAATCCCAACTTCCTGCTCAGCGACCATCGCGTGGCAGAGCGCGTCTGGCTGGAGGCGTGAACGCGCCAGGCCAGGGGCAGGCCGGAGGGAACGTTTCGGCCCGCCGCGCGTTGTTGTCATCGGGGTGATGGCCGGCCATTTCCGCCGGCCATTGCATTTGGATGGCAAGGGGATGTCCAAGGTCGAGACCATCAAGCCCGTCGAGGCGGCGGCAGCGCCGCGGGCCTCGGATGCGTTCGCGCTGAAGCTCACCTCCTCCGAACTGGCGACGACCATGTCGCATTTCCACCGCGCCGAGATCGCCCGCATGGCCGGCTGGCGCGACCGGCTCGACCGGACGAGCAACTGGGCGATCACCGTCGCCGCCGCCATGCTTTCGGTCTCGCTGTCGACGCCGAGCTCGCATCACGGCGTGCTGCTGTTCGCCATGCTGCTGATCACGCTGCTCTTGTGGATCGAAGCGCGGCGCTACCGCTTCTTCGACGTCTACCGCGCGCGGGTGCGCCAGTTCGAGCGCTATTATTTCGCGCAGATCTTCTCGCCGCAGCCCGACTTCGCCTCCAACTGGCTGGCGATCGTCGGCGAAGGCCTGCGCTCGCCGCGCTTCCTGATCTCGCAGCGCGCGGCGCTGGTCCGCCGGCTGCGCCGCAACTACATCTTCATGTACACGATCCTGATGCTGGCCTGGGTGCTGAAGATCACGACGCCCAGCCTGCAGCGCGAAGGCTCGCCGATCGGCTTCGGCGCCTCGTTCCTCGACGCGATGCGGGTGGCCGCGCTCGGCCCGGTGCCCGGCATCGTTGTCGCGTCCATTGTGGCGCTGTTCTATGTCGGCCTGCTCGCCGCCGCCTTCCTGGTCAACAGCGAGGAAGGCGAGCTTTCGCATGGCACCGTGCATGTCTGAACCGCAATCTGAGGCAATCCAGCCGCTGCTTTCGAAGAAAGCAGGCGCCCGCCCAATGCCTTGGCGGGACAACCTCCGAGCGGGCCACCGTTAGCACGTTGATAAGCAATTGGTAATAAAAGGTCATGGATGAGAGATCGACCTCAATCC
Coding sequences:
- a CDS encoding LysR substrate-binding domain-containing protein, with protein sequence MRFSGLSVRQLEAFEATMVAGSVSGAAAALNISQPSVSRLLQELEIDTGLSLFDRSHGRLVPTEQGLLFYGEVGKTFHGARNLIMAAQEIRELKRGVVRIGTLAALSFHIVPEAIRQLRTRFPEARTTIAVRSSTEIVASVASRLTDVGVVDAGVSFLDTRCVATFGRNSVCVMDETHPLAGRERIRLEDFKLYPFVSLGELYFRRNRDGAKLLEATAANTVADIFQSFLACALVRGSPSLAVVDPFTAGFYSEFGLVLKEIDLDIPFRTSILVNDRSATGAAAGKVIEAMTDLIGPG
- a CDS encoding sulfatase-like hydrolase/transferase, whose amino-acid sequence is MKRANLIFICADQMRYDALSVTGNRVAHTINIDHIAARGATFHRHFTPNQICSPSRATMATGLYPRHHGLWRNGVALDERLPNLWQALARAGYATRGVGKLHFQPLLAPAERDMPESLAYWERPGSEDWNGPYFGFDGVDLVMGEANESTRAGHYAAWLRRNHPEVVDLYEPEADGESRADDLKEVWKSAVPPELHYTSWIADRAIDFIERQGRRSEPFGLFVSFPDPHHPFSPPRPYCDLFRPERMPRPAIRAGELERMPAYLGEGDDPRKEPYIASGEPPREQGFLVRTDAISGATLATAIAHTHGMIQMIDDAVGRLLEALADAGVLENTYVLFTADHGELLGDHGLLRKGPPPYRQLLQVPLVLCGPGIPAGTSLDALTSHLDLFPTVASLLGLPAPTSDGVDLTPLIDGRASDVRDFLFAEYHPRRDQCLYNQSIISREWRFTRYPNQPAWGELFDLREDPWEHWNLFAEKGFSDRAHTLNAVLDQRLPPRPLIPNEVLGAY
- a CDS encoding cation:proton antiporter translates to MSFILSRRWTIALAAAAFLPMTAVAFAAEKSGMSSEGIFVLEVILLLLVGRGIGELLERIGQPAVMGQLIGGILLGPSLLGWLWPAAERLVFTGDAAQKSMINAIAQLGVLMLLLLTGMETDLRLVRRVGRACFSISAAGVAVPFMLGFVAAQFMPESLLASGGERLVAGLFLGTALSISSVKIVAMVVREMNFMRRDLGQVIVSSAIIEDTIGWVIIAITIGIATHGRVEVSSLAFTILGVAAFMAFSFTLGRRIVFDAIRWTNDTFHSEYAVVTIILAIMGAMALITDLIGVHTVLGAFVAGILVGESPILSRHIEGQLRGVITALFMPVFFGVAGLSADLTVLVDPQLALLTVALVAIASIGKFGGAFIGAEVAGMSRAEGIAVGCGMNARGSTEVIVASIGLSIGVLSHNLFTMIVTMAVITTLAMPPTLRWALGRLSIGESEKKRLEREEVDQRGFIANLERLLVVVDEGVVGRFAAYLAGVIGAGKPMTVLHASGESEAEPDEAAHLDEIERGAEEGREAAKEADEEPVRVAPLTRRRHEVQLSAEAVAKEARKGYGMLLIGLGRGVTAKGGFSRRLNEVAGAFNGSLCLVLKPTGAGRHMPRLGPQSGRILVPVNGTSVARRGAELALAIATVTGAPVKMLYVARVGRDEPRDTVSHRRREAVLKDIVALADRYGVEIETAIRSRAAAADAIARQAGRSVALIVMGVARRPGDELIFGETTSGVLQHCPCPVLLISDSRQPATTRTGRRGAPSAVDRPSPRPDCRRLHSLYPIEGTTLMMSGFAACSGTEARTFKTAIAGFEEL
- a CDS encoding DUF2270 domain-containing protein; its protein translation is MSKVETIKPVEAAAAPRASDAFALKLTSSELATTMSHFHRAEIARMAGWRDRLDRTSNWAITVAAAMLSVSLSTPSSHHGVLLFAMLLITLLLWIEARRYRFFDVYRARVRQFERYYFAQIFSPQPDFASNWLAIVGEGLRSPRFLISQRAALVRRLRRNYIFMYTILMLAWVLKITTPSLQREGSPIGFGASFLDAMRVAALGPVPGIVVASIVALFYVGLLAAAFLVNSEEGELSHGTVHV
- a CDS encoding GNAT family N-acetyltransferase translates to MSFSVKPLDETSWADFAALVERHNGVWGGCWCMAFHAKGNGAGGNRAAKQARVRNGSTHAALVFDGAACVGWCQFGPTGELPRIKHRRAYEEGLTNLPDWRITCFFIDKARRGEGVAAAALAGALGEIARLGGGTVESYPEDAQGRKVAGAFLHNGTLAMFEKQGFQRARRIGKHRWVVERMVASGA
- a CDS encoding ABC transporter substrate-binding protein is translated as MHDQITSLIQGGMDRRRFLQTAAVTALATAAFPRAGLAEAPRKGGVLRLGLNGGSSADTFDPTQLIGTFSINVSRQVYNTLVEIGDDGKPAPELAASWETSDGNKRWILNLRPGVQFHNGKAFDAEDVKYSLGLHLGEKTKSKAKGLVADIADVRAASPRQVEILLKSPNPDMDYVLSDLHFAMVPAGFADWSKPVGTGPFKLTAFQPGVRATASRNEAYWRSDRGHVDTVESVVINDMTARVSALQGGSVHIINGVDYKIAPLLKKDPRAYLVVTEGKQHFSLPMDATKEPFNNPDIVLALKHALDRKQMVDLLMAGYGRVGNDHPIAASDPNFNPNIEQRAYDPDKARFHLKKAGKSELTLELHAAPVAFEQAVSTAELFAQSAKPAGITVGVKREPDDGYWAEVWMKKPWVASFWAGRPSASMMFSSVYASGAPWNETHWKNEDFDRKLAESRSFADPAKRREVYFELQQTIHDTCPTIIPAFASWVDAARAEVKGFTPNPNFLLSDHRVAERVWLEA